The DNA window aagtcgtgagGGTGATGGATCCCATGACCAGGATGATGGAGCTCATGGTGGGGTTGGTGAAGTTCATGGTGAAGATAGTGGAGCTCAAAATGGTGGAGTTCAGAGTGAAGAGGCTTGGGgcggtgtgtgggggggtgtgatAAATTTTGTGATTGGAATGATGGTGCCCATTATGGGAGCGATGGGGCCCATGGCAAGGATGGTGGAGCTCATGGTGGGAATGATGTAGCTCTTGACCAGGGTGATGGAGCTGATGGAAAAATCCTGTCGGTAGTTATTTCACAGTAACCCTGCAAGACAGGAATGATTGGTCGCAtcagaagaggaaacaggttcagagcAAAAACCTGCCTGAACTCACACTGCATGGCAGGGGCAAGAACCCTGAGGTCCCACGTCGGGTAGAGGGGCTCTTACCCTGAAGGGGTGCCGGAAGCTGGACTCGAAGGTGACCACTCCTAAAACGCATCTTTCTTCTCTGCAGACGGCTCTCTACTGAACCAGGGCGTCTCAGGTGAGCTCCACCACGTGACTCCGCTTTGGCCCCGCCCCCCGGGCCCGCCCCCCATCGGACCAACCACAACCCCCTCCACCCCAACTCCCAGGACTTTTCTTCGCGCTGCTGGTGACCGGGGTTGTGGCCGTTGCCGCTTTTGCTCTAGGAGCCTGGGTCTGGGCCCGCTGCTGCCGTCGACATAGGGAAGCAGGTAAGGAATTGCGCAGGTAGCCGCGTGGAGGGCAGGCGGTTCCCACGAGCACCGCCGTCCCCTGGCCACCCTGCCCCCGCGTGGCGAAGgcgggaactgcagctgctagacAAAGTCCGAAAGCATCTGACTTTGATACCTGCCCCTTTTGGAATGAGAGAGGATGCAGCTGGGGGGCGGAGAAAGGGAACAGATGGAGAAGGCTGGCCCCTACACCCATGTTTTTCAGAAGCATAGACAAAACCCCCAGAAGTGGGCTGTATTTAGTGACTGTCCCCTCTTGGTGTCATACCCGCTTCCCTCCAATGCAGGGAATCCACTCTACAGCAACGTCTTATACAAGCCTCGGAGGGCCCCAAGGAAGAGTGAGGCATGGCCTGTGGAGGGGAAGGTGCTGGACATCCCCAGAGAGGATCAGAATGGCCAAAGCTTCTATTCGATCTCTTTACCCCAGCACCCCACTGCCAAGCAGCATCTAGCTCCCAAATCTTGCCCCAGGCCCAGTCCCCCCATCTCTGTGTTCAGAGTTTCTCCTGCCTCAGGCGCCTCTGGGCAGCCAAGAGAGTTCCTTGAAgcgagaaaaggaatcagaaccCCCAGAGACCAGAGAGGACCCCCCCAGCGGCTACGTAAAGATGCAACTGATTCCAGCGGGTCAGGGAGTCCAGCCTGAGACCCTG is part of the Sus scrofa isolate TJ Tabasco breed Duroc chromosome 2, Sscrofa11.1, whole genome shotgun sequence genome and encodes:
- the TMIGD2 gene encoding transmembrane and immunoglobulin domain-containing protein 2 — protein: MGFLGAALIFLAQFWAPQGATGLSVQQAPKWLQARQDGQVTLVCQVGQAQAWEQLRVEWTKDGDTLCQTQVTNGSLSMGVCGPRGWLSWQQPGNLTLQLDPVSLNDSGLYVCWATVEIPGLEEAQGNGTQLLVETDGSLLNQGVSGLFFALLVTGVVAVAAFALGAWVWARCCRRHREAGNPLYSNVLYKPRRAPRKSEAWPVEGKVLDIPREDQNGQSFYSISLPQHPTAKQHLAPKSCPRPSPPISVFRVSPASGASGQPREFLEARKGIRTPRDQRGPPQRLRKDATDSSGSGSPA